A single Dermacentor albipictus isolate Rhodes 1998 colony chromosome 3, USDA_Dalb.pri_finalv2, whole genome shotgun sequence DNA region contains:
- the LOC135898114 gene encoding putative nuclease HARBI1 isoform X1 — protein MDQRRALSAVVATLVTGILDSSSSSSSSDSEEELLLHELLSVANETHVLRLGECVEKALLKYSDEEQFFQDFRIRRNVVLLLIERYAQSSFYVPRADHGGCPQKSPEEHILCFLWYATNKVCIKEVAIRFGISESTVHGITERLLDYLCSLLPKEICFPEDLDSLVDGFEQLADFPGVVGCIGGMRINTRSPAHSQRASASNGQGSASVILQAVCDSSCRFMDVFVGPPGDFELESVFLASPLAEELPYWCQDKYHLLGGGGYPLREYLLTPYDSNATDCAETPEMVFNKRHDKTRTKIADTFMLLRQRFKQLHFLEFVTANKMRRFIIACCVLHNLCVQAGDVELDFECLDTDSGFVSACSELDTEAEEEDERELGSLKRDKLAQSFIT, from the exons ATGGACCAACGACGTGCTTTAAGCGCCGTCGTGGCGACGCTTGTAACGGGCATTCTAgacagtagcagtagtagtagcagtagcgaCAGTGAGGAAGAACTTTTACTGCATGAACTCTTGAGTGTCGCCAATGAAACTCACGTACTGAGGCTGGGTGAATGCGTCGAGAAAGCTCTGTTAAAATACTCAGACGAAGAG CAGTTCTTCCAGGATTTCCGGATACGTCGTAACGTCGTTCTGCTACTCATTGAACGGTACGCGCAGTCAAGTTTCTATGTCCCGCGTGCTGATCACGGTGGATGTCCGCAGAAAAGCCCCGAAGAACAcattctttgctttctttg GTACGCTACCAACAAGGTTTGCATCAAAGAAGTTGCCATTCGCTTTGGCATAAGTGAAAGCACAGTTCATGGTATTACGGAGAGGTTGCTAGATTACTTGTGCAGCCTCCTTCCAAAAGAAATATGTTTTCCTGAAGACCTGGACTCACTCGTAGACGGCTTTGAGCAG CTTGCCGACTTTCCTGGAGTTGTTGGCTGCATTGGAGGGATGCGCATCAATACGCGCAGTCCAGCCCACTCCCAAAGAGCATCTGCAAGCAATGGGCAGGGCTCTGCATCTGTCATTCTGCAAGCAGTATGTGACAGCAGCTGCCGTTTTATGGATGTCTTCGTTGGACCGCCTGGAGATTTTGAACTAGAAAGTGTCTTCCTTGCATCACCTTTAGCTGAAGAGCTTCCGTACTGGTGCCAGGACAAGTACCACCTTTTGGGTGGTGGGGGCTACCCACTGCGCGAATACTTGCTCACCCCCTATGACAGTAATGCCACAGACTGCGCTGAAACTCCTGAAATGGTATTCAACAAGCGACATGACAAAACTAGGACCAAGATTGCCGACACCTTCATGCTCCTGAGGCAGCGATTCAAGCAGCTGCACTTCCTGGAATTTGTGACAGCAAACAAGATGCGCAGGTTTATCATCGCTTGCTGTGTTCTCCATAATCTCTGTGTGCAAGCTGGAGATGTTGAACTGGATTTTGAGTGCCTGGACACCGATAGTGGTTTTGTAAGCGCATGCAGCGAGTTAGACACAGAGGCAGAGGAAGAAGACGAGAGGGAGCTTGGCAGTTTGAAGCGAGACAAACTTGCTCAAAGTTTCATCACATAA
- the LOC135898114 gene encoding putative nuclease HARBI1 isoform X2, translating into MDQRRALSAVVATLVTGILDSSSSSSSSDSEEELLLHELLSVANETHVLRLGECVEKALLKYSDEEFFQDFRIRRNVVLLLIERYAQSSFYVPRADHGGCPQKSPEEHILCFLWYATNKVCIKEVAIRFGISESTVHGITERLLDYLCSLLPKEICFPEDLDSLVDGFEQLADFPGVVGCIGGMRINTRSPAHSQRASASNGQGSASVILQAVCDSSCRFMDVFVGPPGDFELESVFLASPLAEELPYWCQDKYHLLGGGGYPLREYLLTPYDSNATDCAETPEMVFNKRHDKTRTKIADTFMLLRQRFKQLHFLEFVTANKMRRFIIACCVLHNLCVQAGDVELDFECLDTDSGFVSACSELDTEAEEEDERELGSLKRDKLAQSFIT; encoded by the exons ATGGACCAACGACGTGCTTTAAGCGCCGTCGTGGCGACGCTTGTAACGGGCATTCTAgacagtagcagtagtagtagcagtagcgaCAGTGAGGAAGAACTTTTACTGCATGAACTCTTGAGTGTCGCCAATGAAACTCACGTACTGAGGCTGGGTGAATGCGTCGAGAAAGCTCTGTTAAAATACTCAGACGAAGAG TTCTTCCAGGATTTCCGGATACGTCGTAACGTCGTTCTGCTACTCATTGAACGGTACGCGCAGTCAAGTTTCTATGTCCCGCGTGCTGATCACGGTGGATGTCCGCAGAAAAGCCCCGAAGAACAcattctttgctttctttg GTACGCTACCAACAAGGTTTGCATCAAAGAAGTTGCCATTCGCTTTGGCATAAGTGAAAGCACAGTTCATGGTATTACGGAGAGGTTGCTAGATTACTTGTGCAGCCTCCTTCCAAAAGAAATATGTTTTCCTGAAGACCTGGACTCACTCGTAGACGGCTTTGAGCAG CTTGCCGACTTTCCTGGAGTTGTTGGCTGCATTGGAGGGATGCGCATCAATACGCGCAGTCCAGCCCACTCCCAAAGAGCATCTGCAAGCAATGGGCAGGGCTCTGCATCTGTCATTCTGCAAGCAGTATGTGACAGCAGCTGCCGTTTTATGGATGTCTTCGTTGGACCGCCTGGAGATTTTGAACTAGAAAGTGTCTTCCTTGCATCACCTTTAGCTGAAGAGCTTCCGTACTGGTGCCAGGACAAGTACCACCTTTTGGGTGGTGGGGGCTACCCACTGCGCGAATACTTGCTCACCCCCTATGACAGTAATGCCACAGACTGCGCTGAAACTCCTGAAATGGTATTCAACAAGCGACATGACAAAACTAGGACCAAGATTGCCGACACCTTCATGCTCCTGAGGCAGCGATTCAAGCAGCTGCACTTCCTGGAATTTGTGACAGCAAACAAGATGCGCAGGTTTATCATCGCTTGCTGTGTTCTCCATAATCTCTGTGTGCAAGCTGGAGATGTTGAACTGGATTTTGAGTGCCTGGACACCGATAGTGGTTTTGTAAGCGCATGCAGCGAGTTAGACACAGAGGCAGAGGAAGAAGACGAGAGGGAGCTTGGCAGTTTGAAGCGAGACAAACTTGCTCAAAGTTTCATCACATAA